One window of Lacerta agilis isolate rLacAgi1 chromosome 14, rLacAgi1.pri, whole genome shotgun sequence genomic DNA carries:
- the HOXB1 gene encoding homeobox protein Hox-B1, giving the protein MNFFLDYAICNRGTSAYAPKDYQHLDQGTTSFPSCSGTSPSCDSYHQEGRFGTTGVGAAGLNAHHHHQQNSSYPPPPLPPNPAGLGISFAGSSQPSGTGYSAAPNCSPSFANQQFFLGPQETDGGYFQPSAYPASVAPSSSSSSSSLGSLPDGFCATPGQFQPHLYGPEQGGYLQGAFGNLSPPLQENKDPRTCLAQPCPMAATTATATTQTFEWMKVKRNPPKTATVSDYGLAVHASTIRTNFTTKQLTELEKEFHFSKYLTRARRVEIAATLELNETQVKIWFQNRRMKQKKREKEGLAGAPAALSGSAKEASEAASDRSSRSSTPDASPSSVSS; this is encoded by the exons ATGAACTTCTTCTTAGACTATGCAATTTGTAACCGTGGGACGAGCGCCTACGCGCCCAAGGACTACCAGCATCTCGACCAAGGGACAACTTCCTTTCCATCTTGCTCAGGTACCTCTCCTTCCTGTGACAGCTATCATCAAGAGGGACGCTTCGGGACGACGGGGGTGGGAGCTGCTGGGCTCaacgcccaccaccaccaccagcagaacTCCAgctaccctcctcctcctcttcctcccaaccCTGCTGGCCTTGGCATATCCTTCGCGGGGTCATCCCAGCCATCGGGTACAGGATATTCGGCAGCCCCCAACTGCAGCCCAAGCTTCGCCAACCAGCAGTTCTTCCTCGGCCCCCAGGAGACGGATGGAGGCTACTTCCAGCCCTCGGCCTACCCTGCCAGCGtggctccttcttcctcttcctcttcttccagcctcGGAAGCTTACCTGACGGTTTCTGTGCCACCCCGGGCCAGTTCCAGCCACACCTCTATGGGCCTGAGCAGGGTGGCTATTTGCAAGGGGCTTTTGGCAACCTTTCTCCGCCCTTACAGGAGAACAAAGACCCGCGGACTTGCTTGGCCCAGCCATGCCCCATGGCTGCCACCACCGCCACGGCCACCACCCAGACCTTTGAATGGATGAAAGTGAAAAGGAACCCTCCTAAAACAG CGACCGTGTCCGACTACGGCTTGGCCGTCCACGCCAGCACCATCCGGACCAACTTCACCACCAAGCAGCTGACGGAGCTGGAGAAGGAATTCCACTTCAGCAAGTACCTGACCCGAGCCAGGCGGGTGGAGATCGCGGCCACGCTGGAGCTCAACGAGACCCAGGTGAAGATCTGGTTCCAAAACAGGAGGATGaagcagaagaagagggagaaggagggtctaGCCGGAGCCCCCGCCGCCCTCAGCGGTTCGGCCAAGGAAGCCAGCGAGGCCGCCTCGGACAGATCCAGCAGGTCCTCCACGCCCGACGCTTCGCCCAGTTCCGTGTCCTCTTGA